A single genomic interval of Streptococcus oralis subsp. dentisani harbors:
- a CDS encoding DUF6773 family protein, with the protein MKNRFFYYQLLDEREEQLINKAGTESFHVFIGLILLSYLVAVLAPALFNPDILLVTLLLGIFFFFNRARQLGVTYYSRFHFTIVGCLLVTLAITTLLMLQNYQFNIEIYQHNPLNFKYLSAWVITYLIYLPWVFIGNLGLKSYGEWAQKKFEQDIDELENGE; encoded by the coding sequence ATGAAAAATAGATTTTTTTATTATCAATTATTAGACGAAAGAGAAGAACAACTGATTAACAAAGCTGGGACAGAGTCTTTTCATGTGTTTATCGGGCTCATTCTTCTAAGTTATTTGGTGGCTGTATTAGCACCTGCTCTTTTTAATCCTGATATTCTTCTGGTTACCCTTCTTTTAGGAATTTTCTTCTTTTTCAATCGTGCACGACAACTTGGAGTGACCTACTATAGTCGTTTTCATTTTACGATTGTAGGGTGCTTGCTGGTGACTCTCGCTATTACGACTCTCTTGATGTTGCAGAATTATCAATTCAATATCGAAATTTATCAGCACAATCCTCTGAATTTTAAATACTTGTCTGCTTGGGTCATTACTTATCTGATTTACCTTCCTTGGGTTTTTATCGGCAATCTCGGCCTTAAAAGTTATGGCGAATGGGCTCAAAAAAAGTTTGAGCAAGATATAGATGAACTGGAGAATGGAGAATAG
- a CDS encoding DUF6773 family protein: MKNRKKLVIKDERTEKLDGKISGEILLGMCLFLALEIFAKVYIFNLTLLSYSPELLLLIGVGLYAIIRRMYVGIDIRDIVENTGKERILSALGFSIVILLIDIVGNREELVSLLTWKYSLKVVLAVIIYLVGSYSMDRVILYLNRRNQQVWEEEDEK, translated from the coding sequence ATGAAAAATAGAAAAAAACTTGTTATCAAAGATGAACGTACGGAAAAATTGGATGGAAAGATTTCAGGAGAAATTCTTTTGGGAATGTGCCTATTTTTGGCACTGGAAATTTTTGCCAAAGTTTATATTTTTAATTTAACGCTTCTATCCTATTCACCAGAATTACTTTTATTGATTGGAGTAGGTTTGTATGCCATTATTCGCCGCATGTATGTGGGAATTGATATTCGAGATATTGTTGAGAATACTGGAAAAGAAAGAATTTTATCTGCTTTGGGATTTTCTATAGTGATTTTATTGATTGATATCGTAGGCAATCGCGAGGAACTGGTCAGTCTATTGACTTGGAAGTACTCTCTAAAAGTGGTTCTAGCAGTTATCATCTATCTCGTTGGGAGTTATTCTATGGATAGAGTTATCCTATACTTGAATCGCAGAAATCAGCAAGTTTGGGAGGAAGAAGATGAAAAATAG
- a CDS encoding helix-turn-helix transcriptional regulator, with product MAKNLKLKLARVERDLTQGDLAEAVGVTRQTIGLIEAGKYNPSLSLCQSICRCLGKTLDQLFWEEEDEK from the coding sequence GTGGCTAAAAATTTAAAGTTAAAATTAGCTCGGGTGGAGCGTGATTTAACACAAGGGGATTTGGCCGAAGCTGTGGGCGTTACTAGGCAGACTATAGGCTTGATTGAAGCTGGGAAATACAATCCGAGTCTCTCCCTCTGCCAGTCCATTTGCAGATGCTTAGGAAAAACATTAGACCAACTATTTTGGGAGGAAGAAGATGAAAAATAG
- a CDS encoding HAD family hydrolase → MDIILDMGNVLLEWNKDKILQGVSDTKEEYLILDKAIFQSGLWERLDLGTMTREELVLKVVSMIGRTYQKKVEEVIWNWPSYIDIYTEVFPVLSELKKKGHRIFVLSNTSKVFYDLLEEQLSPLKELLDGFVLSYDIKAIKPDLVMFKEILDKYQLDPTNCVFLDDIEDNTNAAQKLGIKAHQVKKRSDVVDILKSYI, encoded by the coding sequence ATGGATATCATACTAGATATGGGCAACGTTTTATTAGAATGGAACAAGGATAAGATTTTACAAGGTGTTTCGGATACGAAGGAAGAATATTTGATTTTAGATAAGGCCATTTTTCAGTCGGGGCTTTGGGAAAGATTAGATCTTGGAACCATGACGAGAGAAGAGTTGGTGCTTAAAGTTGTGTCAATGATTGGCAGGACCTATCAAAAGAAGGTCGAAGAAGTTATCTGGAACTGGCCTAGCTACATTGACATTTATACGGAAGTCTTTCCTGTCTTGTCAGAACTAAAGAAAAAGGGGCATCGCATCTTTGTCTTGTCCAATACCTCAAAGGTATTTTATGACTTGCTGGAAGAGCAACTATCTCCCTTAAAAGAACTTTTAGATGGCTTTGTCTTATCCTATGATATAAAAGCTATAAAGCCTGATTTGGTAATGTTTAAGGAGATTCTCGATAAATACCAGCTAGATCCTACAAATTGTGTCTTTCTAGACGATATTGAGGACAATACAAACGCAGCTCAGAAATTGGGCATAAAGGCCCATCAGGTCAAGAAAAGAAGTGATGTCGTTGATATTTTGAAATCCTATATTTAA
- a CDS encoding GNAT family N-acetyltransferase, translating into MHFRLENKASQKAQEIGNLIRAYNRSKREEAESEPLNLYVEDEKGNLLAGLVAETFGNWLEIEYLFVKEESRGQGIGSKLLQEVESEAKKRNCQFAFVNTYQFQAPDFYKRHGYKEVFTLQDYPYTGQRYYYQKDL; encoded by the coding sequence ATGCACTTTAGATTGGAAAATAAAGCGTCCCAGAAAGCGCAAGAAATAGGAAATCTGATTCGTGCTTATAATCGTTCCAAAAGAGAAGAGGCTGAAAGCGAGCCACTGAATCTTTATGTCGAAGATGAAAAGGGCAATCTCTTGGCGGGCTTGGTAGCAGAGACTTTCGGAAATTGGTTGGAAATCGAGTATTTGTTTGTGAAAGAGGAATCGCGAGGACAGGGAATCGGTTCAAAACTATTGCAGGAAGTTGAAAGTGAAGCTAAGAAACGAAACTGTCAGTTTGCTTTCGTGAATACTTACCAGTTTCAAGCGCCAGATTTTTATAAAAGGCATGGCTACAAGGAAGTCTTTACCTTGCAAGACTATCCCTACACAGGGCAAAGATATTATTACCAAAAGGATTTGTAA
- a CDS encoding amino acid permease — translation MSENKKKNKMDRGLTNRHVQVMAIAGTIGTGLFLGAGRSISLTGPSIILIYMITGAFMFLMMRAVGEMLYQDPEQHTFINFITRHLGKGWGYFSVWSYWLSVVFIGMAEITAISHYVQFWFPSWPSWLIQIVFLTILALVNLIAVKLFGEVEFWFAMVKIVAILAMIATGAFMVLTGFETPHGAASLANISNQFSLFPNGVMNFVMAFQMVFFAYLMIEFIGVTTSETKNPRQVLPKAVKEIPLRIVFFYGGALLAIMSIIPWRELASSDSPFVTVFELAGIKWAAALINFVVLTSAASALNSTLYSTGRHLYQIAHDSPNRFLKAIKADNLSRHNVPQNAIIASAILIALAAFINVLPGVSDAFALITASSSGVYIAIYILIMVAHLKYRKSQDFMADGYLMPQYRFLNPLTMLFFIFVFVTLFLQESTFMGAVGSAIWIIGFGIYSQWKFRK, via the coding sequence ATGAGTGAAAATAAGAAAAAAAATAAGATGGATCGTGGATTAACCAATCGCCATGTTCAGGTGATGGCTATTGCGGGAACAATCGGAACAGGTCTTTTCCTAGGTGCCGGTCGCTCCATCAGCCTTACTGGACCTTCTATCATCCTGATTTACATGATTACAGGAGCCTTTATGTTTTTGATGATGAGGGCTGTTGGAGAGATGCTCTACCAGGATCCAGAACAACATACTTTTATCAACTTTATCACCCGTCATTTGGGGAAAGGCTGGGGTTATTTCTCGGTTTGGTCTTATTGGTTGTCTGTTGTCTTTATCGGTATGGCAGAAATCACTGCGATCTCGCATTATGTTCAGTTTTGGTTTCCTAGCTGGCCTAGTTGGCTGATCCAGATTGTCTTTTTAACGATTTTGGCCTTGGTCAATCTGATTGCAGTTAAGCTCTTTGGAGAAGTCGAGTTTTGGTTTGCTATGGTTAAAATTGTGGCTATTTTAGCTATGATTGCAACGGGAGCCTTTATGGTTTTGACAGGATTTGAGACACCGCATGGTGCTGCAAGTTTGGCAAATATCAGCAATCAGTTCTCTCTTTTCCCAAACGGTGTTATGAACTTTGTCATGGCTTTTCAAATGGTATTTTTTGCCTATCTGATGATTGAGTTTATCGGAGTGACAACTTCTGAAACCAAGAATCCTCGTCAGGTTTTGCCAAAAGCAGTTAAAGAAATTCCCCTCCGAATTGTCTTCTTCTATGGTGGAGCCCTATTAGCCATTATGTCTATCATTCCCTGGAGAGAACTTGCTTCTTCAGATTCACCATTTGTAACGGTTTTTGAGCTAGCAGGTATCAAGTGGGCGGCAGCTCTGATTAACTTCGTTGTTTTGACGTCGGCAGCATCTGCTCTTAATTCAACCCTCTATTCAACAGGGCGACACCTTTACCAGATTGCCCATGATTCACCCAATCGCTTCTTAAAAGCGATCAAGGCAGATAATCTTTCTCGTCACAATGTTCCGCAAAATGCCATTATTGCCTCAGCAATCTTGATTGCTCTAGCTGCCTTTATCAATGTTTTGCCAGGTGTTTCCGATGCCTTTGCTTTGATTACGGCGTCTTCATCAGGTGTTTACATCGCGATTTATATCTTGATCATGGTGGCTCATCTCAAATACCGCAAGTCACAAGACTTCATGGCGGATGGCTACCTCATGCCTCAGTATCGTTTCTTAAATCCTTTAACCATGCTCTTCTTTATTTTTGTCTTTGTAACCCTCTTTTTACAAGAGTCTACCTTCATGGGGGCAGTTGGTTCTGCTATCTGGATTATCGGTTTCGGAATTTATAGCCAGTGGAAATTTAGGAAATAA
- the greA gene encoding transcription elongation factor GreA has protein sequence MAEKTYPMTLEEKEKLEKELEELKLVRRPEVVERIKIARSYGDLSENSEYEAAKDEQAFVEGQISSLETKIRYAEIVNSDAVAQDEVAIGKTVTIQEIGEDDKEVYIIVGSAGADAFAGKVSNESPIGQALIGKKTGDTATIETPVGSYDVKILKVEKTA, from the coding sequence ATGGCAGAAAAAACTTACCCAATGACCCTTGAAGAGAAGGAAAAACTAGAAAAAGAATTAGAGGAGTTGAAACTCGTTCGTCGTCCTGAAGTGGTAGAACGTATCAAAATTGCTCGTTCCTACGGAGACCTTTCAGAAAATAGTGAGTATGAAGCAGCTAAGGATGAGCAAGCTTTTGTTGAAGGACAAATTTCAAGTCTAGAAACAAAAATTCGCTATGCTGAAATCGTTAATAGCGATGCAGTTGCCCAAGATGAGGTAGCAATCGGTAAGACTGTAACGATCCAAGAAATCGGTGAAGATGACAAAGAAGTCTATATCATCGTCGGTTCCGCAGGTGCAGATGCTTTTGCTGGTAAGGTTTCAAATGAGAGCCCAATTGGACAAGCCTTGATCGGCAAGAAGACTGGTGATACAGCGACCATTGAAACACCAGTTGGTAGCTATGATGTCAAAATCTTAAAGGTTGAAAAAACAGCCTAA
- the mltG gene encoding endolytic transglycosylase MltG has product MLWIANKEVKLLSEKSREEETLSFKEQILRDLERVRERERRGKEDESPTTPPTPSSQVTPPAPSEQESNLATEDLMVDSLSTVDEILKNAPSVPPRPSFESSEVTAPAPEPEESKLEEPAPAKIDAVEPKKEEKEFNTTPTKVAVSYKMDDNKEESVPPVVENVVPAPVEKVDNLTDSPSRSRREGVKPAKKKKKSKAKGCLLTFLVLLVLVGIGGFFGYGYVQESLKPVDASSKDYVTVQIPEGSNIQEIGSTLEKSGLVKHGLIFSLYAKYKSADLKSGYYNLKKSMSTDELIQELQKGGTPEPQEPALASLTIPEGYTLEQIAQTVGQLQGEFKEPLTADAFLAKAQDETFISQLVAKYPNLLGSLPTKDSGVRYRLEGYLFPATYTIKESTTVESLIDEMLAAMDKALSPYYATIKEKNLTVNELLSIASLVEKEGAKTEDRKKIAGVFYNRLNLGMPLQSNIAILYAQGKLGQKISLADDAGIDTTIDSPYNVYTHLGLMPGPVDSPSLDAIEASVNQTKSDYLYFVANVEDGKVYFATTKEEHDQNVAEHINSKLTQSSSSN; this is encoded by the coding sequence ATGTTATGGATTGCCAACAAGGAGGTAAAGCTTTTGAGCGAGAAATCAAGAGAAGAAGAAACATTAAGCTTTAAAGAACAGATTTTACGCGATTTAGAGAGAGTCAGAGAGAGAGAAAGAAGAGGAAAAGAGGATGAAAGTCCAACTACCCCACCAACTCCATCTTCTCAAGTAACTCCACCTGCCCCTTCTGAACAAGAATCAAATCTTGCCACAGAAGATTTAATGGTAGACTCTCTGTCAACTGTCGATGAAATCCTTAAAAATGCCCCAAGTGTGCCACCACGCCCAAGTTTTGAATCAAGCGAAGTGACAGCACCAGCACCAGAACCAGAAGAGTCAAAACTAGAAGAGCCTGCACCAGCCAAGATTGATGCTGTAGAGCCTAAAAAGGAAGAGAAAGAGTTTAATACTACTCCAACTAAAGTGGCTGTTTCCTATAAAATGGATGACAATAAAGAAGAATCAGTCCCTCCTGTTGTGGAGAATGTAGTCCCTGCTCCAGTTGAGAAAGTTGATAACCTAACAGATTCTCCAAGTCGTAGTCGCCGTGAAGGAGTAAAACCAGCTAAGAAAAAGAAGAAATCAAAAGCCAAAGGTTGCTTGCTAACTTTCCTAGTTCTCCTAGTGCTCGTAGGTATTGGTGGATTCTTTGGTTATGGATACGTTCAAGAATCCTTAAAACCAGTTGATGCGAGCTCTAAGGACTACGTAACGGTTCAAATCCCAGAAGGTTCAAATATTCAAGAAATTGGGAGCACTTTGGAAAAATCTGGTTTGGTAAAACATGGACTTATCTTTAGTTTGTATGCTAAATATAAGAGTGCAGACTTAAAATCAGGTTATTACAACTTGAAGAAGAGCATGAGTACAGATGAATTGATCCAAGAATTGCAAAAAGGTGGAACTCCTGAACCTCAAGAACCAGCTCTTGCAAGCCTGACAATTCCAGAAGGATATACATTAGAGCAAATCGCTCAAACAGTAGGGCAACTTCAAGGTGAATTTAAAGAGCCGCTTACTGCGGATGCTTTCTTGGCAAAAGCTCAAGATGAGACCTTTATCTCACAATTAGTAGCCAAGTATCCAAACTTGCTTGGAAGTCTACCAACAAAAGATAGCGGGGTTCGTTATCGCCTAGAAGGTTACCTTTTCCCAGCAACTTATACCATCAAAGAAAGCACTACAGTTGAAAGTTTGATTGATGAGATGTTAGCTGCTATGGATAAAGCCTTGTCACCATATTACGCTACGATCAAAGAAAAGAATCTGACTGTCAATGAATTGCTCAGTATCGCTTCTCTTGTTGAAAAAGAAGGTGCCAAGACGGAAGACCGCAAGAAAATTGCTGGTGTCTTCTATAATCGCCTAAATCTCGGTATGCCGCTTCAAAGTAATATCGCTATCCTGTATGCTCAAGGCAAGCTTGGTCAAAAGATTAGCCTAGCGGATGATGCTGGAATTGATACAACGATTGATTCACCTTACAATGTTTATACACACCTTGGCCTCATGCCTGGACCGGTAGACAGTCCAAGTCTGGATGCCATCGAAGCAAGTGTAAATCAGACAAAGAGTGACTACTTATACTTTGTAGCCAATGTCGAAGATGGTAAAGTGTACTTTGCAACGACCAAAGAAGAACATGATCAAAACGTTGCAGAACACATCAATAGCAAATTAACCCAATCAAGTAGTTCAAACTAA
- a CDS encoding GNAT family N-acetyltransferase, with the protein MKIRQARFSDLDRILEIELENFSLEEAIPRSVFEAHLREIQTSFLVAEKEGRILGYIEGPVVPHRHLQDQSFTEEIKDYSHKPGGYISVTCLSIAKEAQALGVGKKLLSALKEVALEHEREGINLTCHDYLISYYEKHGFVNEGISQSTYAGETWYNMVWKP; encoded by the coding sequence ATGAAAATCAGACAAGCAAGATTTTCGGATTTAGATCGTATTTTAGAGATAGAGCTGGAGAATTTCTCCCTTGAAGAAGCCATTCCTCGTTCGGTCTTTGAGGCCCATTTGCGGGAAATTCAGACCAGCTTTCTCGTCGCTGAAAAAGAGGGACGTATCCTTGGCTACATTGAAGGTCCGGTCGTCCCACATCGTCATCTACAAGATCAGTCCTTTACAGAAGAAATAAAAGACTATAGCCATAAACCTGGAGGTTATATTTCTGTGACCTGTCTCTCCATAGCTAAGGAAGCGCAAGCTTTGGGAGTGGGGAAAAAACTGTTAAGTGCTCTGAAGGAAGTCGCTTTAGAACATGAACGAGAAGGCATTAACCTGACCTGTCATGATTACCTTATCTCCTATTACGAAAAACATGGATTTGTTAATGAAGGAATATCCCAGTCCACCTATGCAGGTGAGACTTGGTATAACATGGTTTGGAAGCCTTGA
- a CDS encoding GNAT family N-acetyltransferase, with the protein MEIPITIRQATLSDLDEMLAIEEANPSSEESLSLQSLEESIRKTAGTFLVARDENQLVGYILGAELSGTHTQTSASLEIKHLAIHPDRLGQGLGTLLLASLKQVTVELDYQGILLQSPDELLSYFEMNGFVEEEVTGSHYGSGSEWYLTWANPFYQEEI; encoded by the coding sequence ATGGAAATTCCAATCACTATAAGGCAAGCCACCTTATCAGATTTAGACGAAATGTTGGCGATTGAAGAAGCCAATCCTTCATCAGAAGAGTCACTTAGCCTCCAATCCTTAGAAGAGAGTATCCGCAAGACTGCGGGTACCTTTCTTGTAGCTAGAGATGAAAACCAGCTTGTGGGCTATATTCTTGGGGCTGAATTGTCAGGAACTCACACTCAAACAAGCGCGAGCCTTGAAATCAAGCATCTAGCCATTCATCCAGACCGTCTTGGGCAAGGTTTGGGAACTCTTCTCCTTGCCAGCTTGAAACAAGTGACTGTCGAGCTAGATTACCAAGGTATTCTTTTGCAAAGTCCTGATGAGTTACTATCATATTTTGAAATGAATGGCTTTGTTGAGGAAGAAGTGACAGGGAGTCATTATGGCAGTGGTTCTGAATGGTATCTGACTTGGGCTAATCCTTTTTATCAGGAGGAAATATGA
- the murC gene encoding UDP-N-acetylmuramate--L-alanine ligase gives MSKTYHFIGIKGSGMSALALMLHQMGHKVQGSDVEKYYFTQRGLEQAGIAILPFDEKNLQGDVEIIAGNAFRPDNNVEIAYADQNGISYKRYHEFLGSFMRDFVSMGVAGAHGKTSTTGMLSHVLSHITDTSFLIGDGTGRGSENAKYFVFESDEYERHFMPYHPEYSIITNIDFDHPDYFTSLEDVFNAFNDYAKQITKGLFVYGEDAELRKITANAPIYYYGFEAEGNDFVASDLLRSTTGSTFTVHFRGQELGQFHIPTFGRHNIMNATAVIGLLYTAGFDLNLVREHLKTFAGVKRRFTEKIVNDTVIIDDFAHHPTEIIATLDAARQKYPSKEIVAIFQPHTFTRTIALLDDFAQALNQADAVYLAQIYGSAREVDHGDVKVEDLASKITKKNQVITVENVSPLLDHDNAVYVFMGAGDIQTYEYSFEGLLSNLTSNVQ, from the coding sequence ATGTCAAAAACATATCATTTTATTGGAATCAAGGGATCAGGGATGAGTGCCTTGGCCTTGATGTTGCACCAAATGGGGCATAAGGTTCAAGGGTCAGACGTTGAAAAGTACTACTTTACTCAACGTGGACTAGAGCAGGCAGGAATTGCGATTCTTCCTTTTGATGAAAAGAACCTACAAGGTGATGTGGAGATTATCGCTGGAAATGCCTTCCGTCCAGATAACAACGTTGAAATCGCCTATGCAGATCAAAATGGTATCAGCTACAAACGTTACCACGAATTCCTAGGTAGCTTTATGCGCGACTTTGTCAGCATGGGAGTGGCAGGAGCACATGGGAAAACTTCAACGACTGGTATGTTGTCACACGTCTTGTCTCACATCACAGACACCAGCTTTTTGATTGGTGATGGGACAGGTCGTGGTTCAGAAAATGCTAAATATTTTGTCTTCGAATCAGACGAATACGAGCGCCATTTCATGCCTTACCATCCAGAATACTCTATCATCACCAACATTGACTTTGATCATCCAGACTACTTTACAAGTCTAGAGGATGTTTTCAATGCCTTTAACGACTATGCCAAACAAATTACCAAAGGTTTGTTTGTATACGGTGAGGATGCTGAGTTGCGTAAGATCACAGCCAATGCGCCAATCTATTACTATGGGTTTGAAGCTGAGGGCAATGACTTTGTAGCTAGTGATCTCCTTCGTTCTACGACTGGATCAACCTTTACAGTTCACTTCCGTGGTCAAGAATTGGGACAATTCCACATTCCAACCTTTGGTCGTCACAATATCATGAATGCGACAGCTGTTATTGGTCTTCTTTACACAGCAGGATTTGATTTGAACTTGGTGCGTGAACACTTGAAAACCTTTGCGGGTGTCAAGCGTCGTTTCACTGAGAAAATTGTCAATGATACAGTGATCATTGATGACTTTGCCCACCATCCAACAGAAATCATCGCGACCTTGGATGCGGCTCGTCAGAAATACCCAAGCAAGGAAATCGTAGCAATCTTCCAACCGCATACCTTTACAAGAACCATCGCCTTGTTGGATGATTTTGCCCAAGCCTTGAATCAGGCAGATGCAGTCTACTTAGCGCAAATCTATGGATCAGCACGTGAGGTAGATCACGGAGATGTCAAGGTAGAAGATCTAGCAAGCAAGATCACTAAGAAAAACCAAGTCATCACCGTTGAAAATGTATCGCCACTCCTAGACCATGACAATGCTGTCTATGTCTTTATGGGTGCCGGAGACATCCAAACCTATGAGTACTCATTTGAAGGTCTTTTGTCTAACTTGACAAGCAATGTCCAATAA